The following proteins come from a genomic window of Nocardiopsis sp. YSL2:
- a CDS encoding YigZ family protein, whose protein sequence is MRTIRRGGEHELEIKRSRFICALARVGDEEAARAFIAERRKEHWNANHNCTAYVLGDDGGVQRSSDDGEPGGTAGVPMLEVLRHRRLTDTVAVVTRYFGGVKLGAGGLIRAYGNAVSAAVDEVGVLERRELLVVDVFADYVLGGRLESDLRGSDVTVREVAYEDRVRIEVALSEADLPAFEIRLAEITGGRAEHQVQGTTVVEVEP, encoded by the coding sequence ATGCGAACGATCAGACGAGGCGGCGAGCACGAGCTGGAGATCAAGCGCTCCAGGTTCATCTGCGCGCTGGCCCGGGTGGGCGACGAGGAGGCCGCGCGGGCCTTCATCGCCGAACGCCGCAAGGAGCACTGGAACGCCAACCACAACTGCACCGCCTACGTCCTCGGTGACGACGGAGGGGTCCAGCGGTCCAGTGACGACGGCGAGCCCGGCGGGACCGCCGGGGTGCCCATGCTGGAGGTGCTGCGGCACCGTCGGCTGACCGACACGGTCGCGGTGGTCACCCGCTACTTCGGTGGCGTCAAGCTCGGTGCCGGCGGACTCATCCGCGCCTACGGCAACGCCGTCTCCGCGGCCGTCGACGAGGTCGGCGTGCTGGAGCGCCGGGAGCTGCTCGTCGTGGACGTCTTCGCGGACTACGTGCTGGGCGGTCGGTTGGAGAGCGATCTGCGCGGCTCCGACGTGACCGTGCGCGAGGTCGCGTACGAGGACCGGGTCCGCATCGAGGTCGCGCTCTCGGAAGCCGATCTTCCCGCCTTCGAGATCCGCCTGGCCGAGATCACC
- a CDS encoding metalloregulator ArsR/SmtB family transcription factor: MDPASIDAAHAARTLADPLRRRLYEYVAAADGDVGRGEAAEALGVQRTLAAHHLDKLAEAGLLEVTRRKVNGREGPGSGRPAKLYRRANRELSLHLPPRDYELAARVLAEAVERHGAEEALHAAAREEGRRIGAAADPDAALSDLLRDRGYEPEPAGGALRLRNCPFHSLARAFPPLACGLNLELLRGVLEGSGEEGSRARMDPVEGRCCVTVSKNNEC; this comes from the coding sequence ATGGACCCTGCCTCGATCGACGCCGCGCACGCCGCCCGCACTCTCGCCGATCCGCTCCGGCGCCGGCTCTACGAGTACGTGGCGGCCGCGGACGGCGACGTCGGCCGCGGGGAGGCCGCGGAGGCCCTCGGCGTCCAGCGCACCCTGGCCGCGCACCACCTGGACAAGCTCGCCGAGGCGGGGCTGCTGGAGGTGACCCGGCGCAAGGTGAACGGCCGCGAGGGCCCGGGGTCGGGCCGACCGGCCAAGCTGTACCGGCGCGCGAACCGCGAACTGTCGTTGCACCTTCCGCCCCGCGACTACGAGCTGGCCGCGCGCGTCCTCGCCGAGGCGGTCGAGCGGCACGGCGCGGAGGAGGCCCTGCACGCCGCCGCCCGCGAGGAGGGACGCCGGATCGGCGCGGCGGCCGACCCTGACGCGGCCCTGTCCGACCTGCTGCGCGACCGCGGCTACGAGCCGGAGCCCGCGGGCGGGGCACTCCGGCTGCGCAACTGCCCGTTCCACTCCCTGGCCCGGGCCTTCCCGCCGCTGGCCTGCGGCCTCAACCTCGAACTCCTGCGGGGCGTGTTGGAGGGCAGTGGCGAGGAGGGGTCGCGGGCTCGGATGGACCCGGTCGAGGGCCGTTGCTGCGTCACGGTTTCCAAAAACAATGAATGTTGA
- a CDS encoding DUF3291 domain-containing protein, with the protein MSASTPDSAAAPAPAPAAPGTGPAHHLAQINLGLLKAELDDPSMKGFTDRLEPINALADDSPGFVWRLREQGESDATGLRPYGPNTIINFSVWKDVESLWNFTYRTDHLDLLRRRRTWFERMDGVLVALWWIPAGTIPTVEEAGRKLDQVREIGPSPEAFTLRTPFPPPASHPQHA; encoded by the coding sequence ATGAGCGCATCCACCCCCGATTCCGCCGCCGCCCCCGCCCCCGCTCCGGCCGCCCCCGGCACCGGCCCCGCCCACCACCTCGCGCAGATCAACCTCGGACTGCTCAAGGCCGAACTCGACGACCCCTCCATGAAGGGCTTCACCGACCGGCTGGAGCCCATCAACGCGCTCGCCGACGACTCACCCGGCTTCGTGTGGCGACTGAGGGAACAGGGCGAGAGCGACGCCACCGGGCTCCGCCCGTACGGCCCGAACACCATCATCAACTTCTCGGTCTGGAAGGACGTGGAGTCGCTCTGGAACTTCACGTACCGCACCGACCACCTCGACCTGCTCCGTCGGCGGCGCACGTGGTTCGAGCGCATGGACGGGGTCCTGGTGGCGCTGTGGTGGATTCCCGCCGGTACGATCCCCACTGTCGAGGAGGCCGGAAGGAAGCTCGACCAAGTGCGTGAGATCGGCCCCTCCCCCGAGGCCTTCACCCTCCGAACCCCCTTCCCGCCCCCGGCGAGCCACCCTCAGCACGCATAG
- a CDS encoding superoxide dismutase family protein, whose product MRTTTLTVGLALTTILATGCSQTETSDEGATAPTEQSVQPTTSPNVTASIFMEWSEGAGAVTYDETAVPVGATADVQVRVEDGKTSVQFTGTGLEGDRDFGAHVHTQQCGEEPTDSGPHYQNEVDPAATEDEPSSDPAYANPENEVWLDFTTGPDGNALSTATVDWTFREGEAQSLVLHDQHTGTEPGEAGTAGDRLACVTVEF is encoded by the coding sequence ATGCGTACGACCACGCTCACCGTCGGCTTGGCCCTGACCACGATCCTCGCCACGGGGTGCTCGCAGACGGAGACGTCCGACGAGGGCGCCACGGCCCCCACCGAACAGTCCGTCCAGCCGACCACCTCGCCCAACGTGACGGCGTCCATCTTCATGGAGTGGAGCGAGGGCGCGGGCGCCGTCACCTACGACGAGACCGCCGTGCCCGTGGGCGCCACCGCGGACGTCCAGGTCCGTGTGGAGGACGGGAAGACCAGCGTCCAGTTCACGGGCACCGGCCTGGAGGGCGACCGCGACTTCGGTGCCCACGTGCACACACAGCAGTGCGGCGAGGAGCCGACCGACTCCGGGCCGCACTACCAGAACGAGGTCGACCCCGCCGCCACCGAGGACGAGCCGTCCTCGGACCCCGCCTACGCCAACCCCGAGAACGAGGTGTGGCTGGACTTCACCACCGGCCCCGACGGCAACGCCCTCTCGACGGCCACCGTCGACTGGACGTTCCGCGAGGGCGAGGCGCAGTCGCTCGTCCTCCACGACCAGCACACCGGCACCGAGCCCGGCGAGGCGGGCACGGCGGGCGACCGCCTGGCGTGCGTCACCGTCGAGTTCTGA